One Mauremys mutica isolate MM-2020 ecotype Southern chromosome 19, ASM2049712v1, whole genome shotgun sequence genomic window carries:
- the LOC123352913 gene encoding C-C motif chemokine 5-like, which produces MKVSVAALAVLLIAAFCSQASAAGPQALNTPSVCCYKYSPNPISRSRVVKYEYTSGGCSKPAVIFTTIKGKTLCTNPDEKWVQDIVTQLRAREAVSMAPLA; this is translated from the exons ATGAAGGTCTCTGTGGCTGCCCTTGCCGTTCTCCTCATCGCTGCCTTCTGCTCGCAGGCCTCAGCTGCTGGTCCAC AGGCACTCAACACCCCAAGTGTCTGCTGCTATAAATACTCTCCCAACCCAATTTCGCGGAGCCGCGTGGTGAAGTATGAATACACCAGCGGTGGCTGCTCCAAGCCGGCTGTGAT CTTCACCACCATCAAAGGCAAAACATTATGCACCAATCCAGATGAGAAATGGGTCCAGGATATTGTGACTCAGCTGAGAGCGAGGGAAGCCGTTTCAATGGCACCCTTAGCCTAG